The following proteins come from a genomic window of Lytechinus pictus isolate F3 Inbred chromosome 1, Lp3.0, whole genome shotgun sequence:
- the LOC129265866 gene encoding uncharacterized protein LOC129265866, translated as MLTNRNIPISADEVSLEGSTVSAGVTIITNDTSKFVIYNLDKPSKNKCCPCPRLFLEYSRTSGRLTGSLQLLWSMAIITLSSVMLILHGAIEAFCVNMSIGVLVFTCGTVGVLSFDMNRIVIGAYMILSLISFFTMAYTMIMGAYFAQLINWTNSCRGIVYIYYPCDPSEIDESQLLTIGVCMIVFACLEALTSYIAFIFCCIGVCSTCCSLHCARCRKRSTRLSEALSNDNNI; from the exons ATGCTGACTAATAGAAACATTCCCATCTCTGCTGATGAGGTCTCCCTCGAGGGCAGTACGGTCAGTGCTGGAGTGACCATCATCACCAACGACACATCCAAGTTTGTCATTTACAACCTTGATAAGCCATCAAAGAACAAGTGTTGTCCCTGCCCGAGATTGTTCCTGGAATATAGTAGGACGTCGGGACGTTTGACCGGTTCTTTGCAGCTCCTGTGGAGCATGGCCATTATCACGTTGAGTAGTGTGATGCTGATCCTACACGGAGCCATAGAAGCATTCTGTGTGAATATGTCTATTGGTGTTCTG GTATTTACATGCGGCACCGTCGGCGTTCTATCATTTGATATGAACAGAATCGTA ATTGGTGCATACATGATCCTATCACTGATATCATTCTTTACTATGGCATATACTATGATCATGGGTGCATACTTTGCTCAGTTGATCAACTGGACCAATTCCTGTCGAGGGATAGTATACATTTATTACCCTTGCGATCCTAGTGAAATTGATGAG TCGCAGCTATTGACTATTGGGGTTTGTATGATCGTGTTTGCTTGCCTGGAAGCTCTGACGTCATATATCGCTTTTATATTCTGTTGTATTGGTGTATGTTCAACCTGTTGTTCACTCCACTGTGCTCGTTGTAGAAAGCGTTCAACCAGACTATCAGAGGCATtgagtaatgataataacatatgA
- the LOC129255635 gene encoding uncharacterized protein LOC129255635: protein MAESVVEAILGHLECAICHCRLEHAKCLKCLHTFCESCINRAIEANADSDSSDDSITYDRPNHRIRCPMCRQETGYDYDRSEALRPNLLANKIIEEIKRHEDSESKKEFCKEHGAEKKYFCEKCNVLICSECALCNHGKHTFLIKNLEKASAAKVEEIVKLMSKATEWMESFENFRGDYAAKQAEGNERLDNISEVIKVRFNSYLERITDIINHRKDDLLAEVKTNRIDLNKTLDNILIPVGEAVSKVTDEIKFAEGLLDSTDPKEVVLQYKDWAKRLSQGTDQRIPSDVTARRQCTRVGSLHFSESEVPVFEVPKVGVLQFQIPEANSQGEEKCVLQVRKHRLLLTLRAQVSGRIKIMTPYTNDSILVHYQNGHTEVLWSDGSSKRIRSANISAKDMASLTDGRFVTLTKRNKVKIYESGGIQQNIKFSIHEDDGVVDAITTDPEDNVLMLYSELAKIVRLSSGDGSRIDAVSVVGIKSNGELRINSTENGKIVIIQDDGVVIASSDNSCRVIALSTTGRVSCDQEGNLWVISHHNIQGTRRAFLEVYGDHGELLAETYLPNDNTAVGFKPWGIAVSTSCFAAVLSPSQVGWFIWDI from the exons ATGGCCGAATCTGTTGTAGAAGCAATATTGGGTCATCTGGAATGTGCTATCTGTCACTGCAGATTGGAACATGCAAAATGCCTCAAATGTTTGCATACTTTTTGTGAGAGCTGCATTAATCGGGCAATAGAGGCAAATGCAGATTCAGATTCTTCAGATGATTCTATTACATACGATAGGCCTAATCATAGGATCAGGTGCCCGATGTGCCGTCAAGAAACAGGTTATGATTATGATAGATCGGAAGCTCTGAGACCAAATTTGTTGGCTAACAAGATCATCGAAGAAATTAAACGCCATGAGGATTCTGAATCAAAGAAAGAATTCTGCAAGGAGCATGGCGCTGAAAAGAAATATTTCTGTGAGAAATGTAACGTGCTAATCTGTAGTGAGTGTGCCCTTTGCAATCACGGGAAACATACATTCTTGATTAAGAACTTGGAAAAAGCTTCCGCAGCAAAAGTGGAAGAAATCGTAAAATTGATGAGTAAAGCAACGGAATGGATGGAGTCTTTTGAGAATTTTCGTGGAGACTATGCGGCTAAACAAGCGGAAGGAAATGAACGACTTGACAATATATCAGAAGTAATCAAAGTACGTTTCAATTCGTATTTAGAACGTATTACTGATATCATCAATCATAGGAAAGATGATCTCTTGGCAGAGGTCAAAACCAATCGGATTGATCTTAACAAGACTCTAGATAACATATTGATACCTGTAGGGGAAGCGGTTTCCAAAGTCacagatgaaataaaatttgctGAAGGACTTTTAGATAGTACTGACCCAAAAGAAGTGGTTCTTCAATACAAGGACTGGGCAAAACGCCTAAGTCAAGGTACAGACCAACGAATTCCTTCTGATGTAACTGCAAGACGTCAATGTACTAGAGTTGGGTCTCTGCACTTCTCTGAGAGTGAGGTACCCGTCTTTGAGGTACCTAAAGTGGGCGTCCTTCAGTTTCAGATTCCAGAAGCTAATAGCCAAG GTGAAGAGAAATGCGTTCTCCAAGTTCGCAAGCACAGACTTCTTCTCACTCTCCGTGCCCAGGTATCCGgtagaataaaaataatgacaccGTATACGAATGACAGCATATTGGTTCATTATCAAAATGGTCACACGGAAGTCCTTTGGTCAGATGGCAGTAGCAAAAGAATAAGGTCAGCTAACATCTCAGCCAAAGATATGGCATCACTGACTGATGGTCGTTTCGTCACTCTGACGAAAAGAAATAAGGTTAAGATCTATGAGAGTGGAGGCATACAGCAAAACATTAAGTTCTCAATACATGAGGATGATGGAGTGGTGGATGCTATCACTACAGATCCCGAGGACAATGTCTTGATGCTGTACTCAGAACTCGCGAAAATCGTTAGACTTTCTTCAGGTGATGGGTCACGTATTGATGCAGTCTCCGTAGTTGGCATTAAATCAAACGGGGAACTGAGGATCAATTCAACAGAGAATGGGAAGATTGTCATTATACAGGACGATGGGGTCGTAATTGCTTCATCGGATAATTCATGTCGAGTAATAGCTCTCTCAACGACTGGTAGAGTGTCCTGTGACCAAGAAGGCAATCTATGGGTTATATCTCATCATAACATCCAGGGTACTCGCAGAGCTTTCCTGGAGGTTTATGGAGACCATGGTGAACTCCTTGCGGAGACCTATCTTCCAAATGATAATACGGCTGTAGGTTTTAAACCTTGGGGCATTGCTGTGTCGACAAGTTGCTTTGCGGCAGTCCTATCACCGAGCCAAGTAGGCTGGTTCATCTGGGATATTTGA
- the LOC129284261 gene encoding tripartite motif-containing protein 2-like, which yields MAESVVEAILGHLECAICHCRLEHAKCLKCLHTFCESCINRAIEANAGNRIRCPICRQETGYDYDRSEALRPNLLANQIIEEIKRHEDSESKKEFCKEHGAGKKFFCEKCNVLICSECALCNHGEHTFLIKNLEKASAAKVEEIVKLMSKATEWMESFENFRGDYAAKQAEGNERLDNISEVIKVRFNSYLERITDIINHRKEELLAEVKTNRSDLNEALDNILIPVGEAVSKVTEEIKFAEELLDSTEPKEVVLRYEDLAKRLRQGTDQQIPNDVAARRQCTKVGSFHFSENEAPVFEAPNLGVLRLQVPEANNQGEEIEVPQDQISHEQTSHYQCSTMSSRKKCFLYYTMDALQFCIILALFGLYVCSNNNYSQLLNSKQSTSMPSTAFVRKSFTKAMVPNYSNTLSSFQVEILRGGLNNPNPDPNIEDHGKIHKHSKESTKIRTELLSLNREAERLPRYLFNTHKSFSNCSSPPNSTWN from the exons ATGGCCGAATCTGTTGTAGAAGCAATATTGGGTCATCTGGAATGTGCTATCTGTCACTGCAGATTGGAACATGCAAAATGCCTCAAATGTTTGCATACTTTTTGTGAGAGCTGCATTAATCGGGCAATAGAGGCAAATGCAGGTAATAGGATCAGGTGCCCGATATGCCGTCAAGAAACAGGTTATGATTATGATAGATCGGAAGCTCTGAGACCAAATTTGTTGGCCAACCAGATCATCGAAGAAATCAAACGCCATGAGGATTCTGAATCAAAGAAAGAATTCTGCAAGGAGCATGGTGCCGGAAAGAAATTCTTCTGTGAGAAATGTAACGTGCTAATCTGTAGCGAGTGTGCCCTTTGCAATCACGGGGAACATACATTCTTGATTAAGAACTTGGAAAAAGCTTCCGCAGCAAAAGTGGAAGAAATCGTAAAATTGATGAGTAAAGCAACGGAATGGATGGAGTCTTTTGAGAATTTTCGTGGAGACTATGCGGCTAAACAAGCGGAAGGAAATGAACGACTTGACAATATATCAGAAGTAATCAAAGTACGTTTCAATTCGTATTTAGAACGTATTACTGATATCATCAATCATAGGAAAGAGGAGCTCCTGGCAGAGGTCAAAACCAATCGGAGTGATCTTAACGAAGCTTTAGACAACATATTGATACCTGTAGGGGAAGCGGTTTCCAAAGTCACAGAAGAAATCAAATTTGCTGAAGAACTTTTGGATAGTACTGAGCCAAAGGAAGTTGTTTTGCGATACGAGGACTTGGCAAAACGCCTCCGTCAAGGAACAGACCAACAAATTCCTAATGATGTAGCTGCAAGGCGTCAATGTACCAAAGTTGGATCTTTTCATTTCTCCGAGAATGAGGCACCGGTTTTTGAGGCACCTAACTTGGGCGTCCTTCGGTTGCAGGTTCCAGAAGCTAATAACCAAG GTGAAGAGATAGAAGTTCCACAGGATCAAATATCGCATGAGCAGACTTCTCACTATCAGTGCTCAACAATGTCATCAAGAAAGAAATGCTTCCTGTATTACACCATGGATGCTCTCCAGTTTTGTATTATTCTGGCGCTGTTTGGCCTTTATGTATGTTCTAATAATAACTACTCTCAACTATTGAATAGCAAGCAGTCAACTTCAATGCCCAGCACTGCCTTTGTTCGGAAAAGCTTCACAAAGGCTATGGTACCAAACTATTCTAACACTTTGAGTTCTTTTCAAGTAGAAATCTTGAGAGGGGGACTTAACAACCCCAACCCAGACCCCAATATTGAAGACCATGGCAAGATACACAAGCATAGTAAAGAAAGTACCAAAATCAGGACTGAGCTTCTATCATTAAATAGGGAAGCTGAACGACTACCAAGGTATCTCTTTAACACTCATAAATCTTTCAGTAACTGCTCCTCTCCCCCCAACTCGACGTGGAACTAG